The Elephas maximus indicus isolate mEleMax1 chromosome 19, mEleMax1 primary haplotype, whole genome shotgun sequence genome contains a region encoding:
- the NUFIP2 gene encoding FMR1-interacting protein NUFIP2 gives MEEKPGQPQPQHHHSHHHPHHHPQQQQQQQQQQPHHHHHYYFYNHSHNHHHHHHHQQPHQYLQHGVEGSPKAQPKPLKHEQKHALQQHQETPKKKTGYGELNGNAGEREISSKNLGSDEATSPFSRVLNGNQQVVDTNVKQTVKAGTFGRAGIKTKNFIQKNSMDKKNGKSYENKSGENQSVDKTDTIAIPNGVITNNSGYIANGYVGKGADNDGSGSESGYTTPKKRKARRNSAKGCENLNLVQDKIMQQETSVPALKQGLETFKPDYSEQKGNRVDGSKPIWKYETGPGGTSRGKPVGDMLRKSSDIKPGVSSKKFDDRPKGKHASAVASKEDSWTLFKPPPVFPVDNSSAKIVPKISYASKVKENLNKTVQNSSVSPSSSSSSSSSTGETQTQSSSRLSQVPMSALKSVTSANFSNGPVLAGTDASVYSPGSQPLLTAAASTLTPISSGTDSVLQDMSLTSAAVEQIKSSLFIYPSNMQTVLLSTAQVDLPSQTDQQNLGDIFQNQWGLSFINEPSAGPETVTGKSSDHKVMEVTFQGEYPATLVSQGAEIIPSGTEHPVFPKAYELEKRTSPQVLGSIIKSGTTSESGALSLEPSHIGDLQKADTSSQGALVFFSKDYEIENPNPLASPTNTLLGSAKEQKYQRGLERNDSWGSFDLRAAIVYHTKEMESIWNLQKQDPKRIITYNEAMDSPDQ, from the exons ATGGAGGAGAAGCCCGGCCAGCCACAGCCTCAGCACCATCACAGCCACCACCACCCGCACCATCAtccccagcagcagcagcagcagcagcagcaacagccgcaccaccaccaccattattaTTTCTACAACCATagccacaaccaccaccaccaccaccatcaccagcaGCCTCACCAGTACCTGCAGCATGGAGTCGAGGGCAGCCCCAAGGCCCAGCCAAAGCCACTGAAACATGAGCAGAAACACGCCCTCCAGCAGCACCAGGAAACGCCGAAGAAGAAAACAG GTTATGGTGAACTAAATGGTAATGCTGGAGAAAGGGAAATATCTTCAAAGAACTTGGGTTCTGATGAAGCTACCAGCCCTTTTTCCAGGGTCCTCAATGGCAACCAGCAAGTGGTAGACACTAATGTGAAGCAGACTGTGAAGGCTGGCACCTTTGGGAGAGCAGGAATTAAAACCAAGAATTTCATTCAGAAAAACAGTATGgacaaaaagaatggaaagtcTTACGAAAATAAATCTGGCGAGAACCAATCTGTAGACAAGACGGACACTATAGCGATTCCAAATGGTGTTATAACAAATAATTCTGGCTATATTGCTAATGGTTATGTGGGCAAAGGGGCAGATAATGACGGTAGCGGGTCTGAGAGTGGATATACCActccaaaaaagaggaaagctaGGCGCAATAGTGCCAAGGGTTGTGAAAATCTAAATTTAGTGCAGGACAAAATAATGCAACAAGAGACCAGTGTCCCAGCCTTGAAACAGGGACTTGAAACTTTCAAGCCTGATTATAGCGAACAAAAGGGAAATCGAGTAGATGGTTCTAAGCCCATTTGGAAGTATGAAACTGGGCCTGGAGGAACAAGCCGAGGAAAACCTGTGGGTGATATGCTGCGGAAGAGTTCTGATATTAAACCTGGTGTGAGCAGTAAAAAGTTTGATGATCGGCCCAAAGGAAAGCATGCATCAGCCGTTGCCTCCAAGGAGGACTCATGGACCCTATTTAAACCACCCCCAGTTTTTCCAGTGGACAATAGCAGTGCTAAAATAGTTCCTAAAATAAGTTATGCAAGCAAAGTTAAGGAAAACCTCAACAAAACTGTACAGAATTCTTCTGTGTCTCCATCTTCATCTTCATCCTCTTCATCATCTACTGGGGAAACTCAGACCCAGTCTTCAAGCCGGTTATCCCAGGTCCCTATGTCTGCGCTGAAATCTGTTACTTCTGCCAACTTTTCTAATGGGCCTGTTTTAGCAGGGACTGATGCAAGTGTGTATTCTCCAGGGAGTCAGCCACTGCTGACTGCTGCTGCTAGTACTCTAACACCCATCTCCTCTGGAACTGATTCAGTGCTCCAGGACATGAGTTTAACTTCAGCAGCTGTTGAACAAATTAAGTCTAGCCTTTTTATCTACCCTTCAAATATGCAAACTGTGCTGTTGAGCACAGCACAAGTAGACCTGCCCTCTCAGACGGATCAACAAAACCTGGGGGATATTTTCCAGAATCAGTGGGGTTTATCATTTATAAACGAGCCCAGTGCTGGCCCTGAGACTGTTACTGGGAAGTCTTCAGATCATAAAGTAATGGAAGTGACATTTCAAGGGGAATATCCTGCCACTTTGGTTTCACAGGGTGCTGAAATAATCCCCTCAGGAACTGAGCATCCTGTGTTTCCCAAGGCTTATGAGCTGGAAAAACGGACTAGTCCTCAAGTTCTGGGTAGCATTATAAAATCTGGGACTACCAGTGAGAGTGGAGCCTTATCCTTGGAACCCAGTCATATAGGTGACCTGCAAAAAGCAGACACCAGTAGTCAAGGTGCTTTAGTGTTTTTCTCAAAGGACTACGAGATAGAAAATCCAAATCCTTTGGCCTCTCCCACGAACACTTTGTTAGGCTCTGCCaaagaacagaaataccagagaGGCCTAGAAAGGAATGATAGCTGGGGTTCTTTTGACCTGAGGGCTGCTATTGTATATCACACTAAAG aaatggaatctATTTGGAATTTACAGAAGCAAG ATCCCAAAAGGATAATCACTTACAACGAAGCCATGGATAGTCCAGATCAATGA